One segment of Desulfonatronum sp. SC1 DNA contains the following:
- a CDS encoding ATP-binding protein, with translation MKRIFLSYFLFLLMTMLAIQFVFGPITERLLSAYLKNDLELHYRELTRGVFHTLLADFVTIESHLWDDHIARLQPYYGFPLSLQPIESTRFSPEEKAQLLQGMIIVQEAGDRISKRVGESSYALQLGPFSDLEKKLEGTLVLYVWIAVLVFSSLLALIWAYPFWRNLKQVRTAAIAFGEGIFSTRVQVKRHSVLMPVEEAFNRMAERIEQLIDSHRELTRAVSHELRTPLARIRFCLEMHAAADTFEEQQRHMEGIRSDLGDLEAMIAELLTFFRFDGQTEQLHQEALPLVQWLREIIDYVGTEMESVHFSFRVLDDVETVIVRFEPLHMGRAVTNLLRNAVRYARDQVELTVQRDGALIRLCIDDNGPGIPEKEHERIFEPFVRLDESRSRDLGGFGLGLAIVRRVAEQHGGRAWVAQSPMGGARFIIEWPGVPPSMQY, from the coding sequence ATGAAACGCATCTTTCTCAGCTACTTTCTCTTCCTGCTCATGACCATGTTGGCAATACAGTTCGTTTTTGGACCAATAACGGAACGCTTGTTGTCGGCCTACCTTAAAAATGATCTTGAATTACATTATCGTGAATTGACACGCGGCGTCTTTCACACGCTCCTCGCTGACTTCGTTACCATTGAATCCCATCTTTGGGATGATCACATCGCGAGGCTGCAGCCATATTACGGTTTTCCCCTCTCCTTGCAACCCATTGAATCAACGCGCTTCAGTCCGGAGGAAAAAGCGCAACTGCTCCAAGGCATGATCATCGTACAGGAGGCTGGCGACCGGATCAGCAAGCGCGTCGGTGAAAGCAGCTATGCGCTGCAATTGGGGCCTTTTTCTGACCTTGAAAAAAAACTGGAAGGTACGCTCGTATTGTATGTCTGGATCGCCGTATTGGTGTTTTCAAGCCTGCTGGCGCTGATCTGGGCCTATCCTTTCTGGCGTAACCTCAAACAGGTCCGAACCGCGGCCATTGCTTTCGGTGAAGGCATTTTTTCCACCCGTGTTCAAGTTAAGCGGCACAGTGTTCTCATGCCGGTGGAAGAAGCTTTTAACCGCATGGCCGAACGTATTGAGCAGCTTATCGACTCCCATCGCGAACTGACCCGCGCCGTGTCTCATGAGTTGCGAACGCCGCTGGCGCGTATCCGTTTCTGCCTGGAAATGCATGCCGCTGCTGATACGTTCGAAGAACAGCAACGGCACATGGAGGGCATCCGGAGTGATCTTGGCGATTTGGAGGCGATGATAGCGGAACTGTTGACTTTTTTTCGTTTTGACGGGCAAACGGAGCAACTTCATCAAGAGGCTCTTCCTCTAGTCCAATGGTTGAGGGAAATAATTGACTATGTCGGGACCGAGATGGAAAGCGTACACTTTTCGTTTCGTGTCTTGGATGACGTTGAGACAGTCATTGTACGTTTTGAACCGTTGCACATGGGGCGCGCGGTGACCAACCTGCTCCGCAATGCCGTGCGGTACGCCCGCGATCAGGTCGAGTTAACGGTCCAACGCGACGGCGCTTTGATTCGGCTGTGTATTGATGACAACGGTCCCGGCATTCCCGAAAAAGAACATGAGCGCATTTTTGAGCCCTTTGTGCGCCTGGATGAAAGCCGCAGTCGTGATTTGGGCGGTTTCGGGCTTGGATTGGCCATTGTCCGGCGAGTGGCCGAGCAGCATGGAGGGCGGGCATGGGTTGCGCAAAGCCCAATGGGAGGTGCGCGTTTTATTATCGAATGGCCCGGTGTGCCTCCATCCATGCAATATTAA
- a CDS encoding winged helix-turn-helix domain-containing protein has product MPVQQRILLIEDDRRLSTLIRDYLKQQGFAVIVEDRGDRAVARILDEQPDLLLLDLMLPGKDGMTICQEVRPVYSGPILILTARDDDMDQVAGLEIGADDYVKKPVLPRVLLARIRALLRRFDRNEQVVALSDELCFGGLKILRSAHEVNLNGSIVKLTTNEFELLWLLAVNAGHVLGRNRLVEAVRGISYDGLDRSVDVAISRLRRKLGDDAGQPRRIKTIWGQGYLFVRDAW; this is encoded by the coding sequence ATGCCTGTCCAGCAGCGTATTTTGCTTATTGAAGATGATCGGCGTCTTTCGACCTTGATCCGCGACTACCTCAAACAGCAGGGCTTCGCGGTGATCGTGGAGGATCGAGGAGATCGGGCCGTGGCACGCATTCTTGATGAGCAACCGGACCTTCTGCTGCTTGATCTGATGCTGCCCGGAAAGGATGGCATGACAATCTGTCAGGAGGTGCGCCCGGTCTATTCAGGTCCGATCCTGATTTTGACGGCTCGCGACGACGATATGGACCAGGTGGCTGGGTTGGAGATAGGTGCGGATGATTATGTTAAAAAGCCGGTCTTGCCGAGGGTGCTGCTGGCGCGCATTCGAGCGCTTCTCCGCAGGTTTGATCGCAACGAACAGGTCGTTGCGCTATCCGATGAGTTATGCTTCGGAGGCCTGAAAATTTTACGGTCGGCCCATGAAGTCAACCTCAACGGCAGTATCGTTAAACTGACCACCAACGAGTTTGAGCTGCTGTGGCTTTTGGCCGTCAATGCCGGCCATGTGCTGGGCCGCAACAGGCTTGTGGAAGCTGTCCGCGGCATTAGTTACGATGGCCTGGACCGTTCCGTGGACGTCGCCATCTCGCGCCTGCGCCGCAAACTGGGCGACGATGCCGGTCAGCCGCGCCGCATCAAGACCATCTGGGGCCAGGGGTATCTTTTCGTCCGGGATGCCTGGTGA
- a CDS encoding efflux RND transporter permease subunit, which yields MTRPDKGMIAWFVNNPVAANLLMLVIIMGGLLTAFSIRKEFFPEMATGVITIHVEYPGASPADVEAGILVKIEEVLNGLDGIERIVAEAQEGLAAVRVMLRHTADPSDMLNAVRARVDRLDTLPLLAQKPAIAQETTRTGVLWLALSGPLDEGRIKALAQSIKEDLLLIPQIRQAEIHGTRPEQITIELSEMRLRQYGLTMEEVARAVRRNSLDLPGGIIKSSGGEILVRTMGQLSMAEDFGDIILKSNANGHRVTLGQVARIDDGFEEGAWFLRHQGKLAVGIQVFRVGDQSTMEVARAVYDYVAKKQPDLPEGIALSVIFDTSRVLSASLKLMGSNLLWGAVLVFAALLLFLRARVALWVMAGIPVSILGAVWLMPSPLIDATINMVTLFGFILVIGLLVDDAIVIGENVHATVEREGPGSASVIKGAREVAVPATFGVLTTMAAFLPMLMLPGITGELWRGIALVAIACLVFSLIESKLILPAHLSQTCQSRRNERGALARLQRWIDRGMKSFTDYVYRPLSERLLNRPYAILAVFAVLLLITAATLKGGHVRMVFFPEINDTIIHVQVSMVPGSTFSETLSATSHIENAAIRVNAELRASGCSSEDVLQHLIAWAEDETQVTLLAELLPAEERSIRSQEVQRRWREHIGEIPGVRQLEFHTDEVNARKAIHFELYSRDEEPLRLAANALKAHLARTDGVYNVHDSLVPGKPELHLSLKPAAHHFGLNTEDLAHQVRWAFHGEQAQTLQRGQEEVKVVVRYPASERHALASIHAMRIRTPEGDAIPFSVVADARLKPGVARIERHNGRRVVHVMADVDKERHDPGRLIESFRADVMEDLLQRYPGLSYEIDGEMRDQAESLGVLVRGGLLAIFLIYALMAVPLGSYLQPLIIMAAIPFGLVGAVAGHWALGLPVSVLSLCGLVALSGVAVNDSLILVAFINERRRVGQSARQAARDAGAARLRAVMLTSLTTICGLLPMLLERSPQAQFLVPMAVSLGFGLLFTTVVTLVLVPTLYLIGDDIKRYLWNLANPPRPVLTSQ from the coding sequence ATGACCAGGCCGGACAAGGGCATGATTGCCTGGTTCGTCAACAATCCGGTGGCCGCCAACCTCTTGATGCTTGTCATCATCATGGGTGGCTTACTGACGGCTTTTTCCATTCGCAAGGAATTCTTCCCCGAGATGGCAACCGGAGTGATCACGATTCACGTCGAGTATCCCGGAGCTTCACCAGCGGATGTTGAAGCGGGCATTTTGGTAAAAATCGAAGAGGTTCTCAACGGACTGGACGGCATCGAACGGATCGTGGCCGAGGCTCAAGAAGGCCTTGCTGCGGTGCGGGTCATGCTTCGACACACAGCCGATCCGAGCGATATGCTCAATGCTGTACGAGCGCGGGTCGATCGCCTGGACACCTTGCCTCTTTTGGCCCAAAAACCGGCCATTGCCCAGGAGACAACCCGAACCGGAGTGTTGTGGCTGGCCTTGTCGGGCCCTCTGGATGAAGGCCGGATCAAGGCGCTGGCCCAGAGCATCAAAGAGGATCTGCTTCTCATCCCGCAGATCCGGCAGGCCGAAATCCACGGTACGCGCCCGGAACAGATCACCATTGAGCTCTCGGAAATGCGTCTGCGCCAATACGGCCTGACCATGGAAGAGGTGGCCCGGGCGGTACGGCGCAACTCCCTGGATTTGCCAGGCGGGATCATCAAGAGTTCGGGCGGTGAAATCCTGGTGCGCACCATGGGGCAATTGTCCATGGCGGAGGATTTCGGCGACATCATCCTGAAGAGCAATGCCAATGGGCATCGCGTTACCCTGGGCCAAGTGGCGCGAATTGATGACGGCTTTGAGGAGGGGGCCTGGTTTTTGCGTCACCAGGGCAAGCTTGCGGTAGGCATCCAGGTCTTCCGGGTTGGCGATCAAAGCACCATGGAGGTGGCCCGCGCCGTGTACGACTACGTGGCCAAAAAGCAGCCGGACCTGCCCGAAGGCATTGCTCTCTCCGTCATTTTCGACACATCCCGAGTATTGTCGGCAAGCCTCAAACTGATGGGCTCCAACCTGTTGTGGGGAGCGGTTTTGGTTTTCGCGGCACTGCTGCTGTTTTTGCGCGCCCGGGTGGCCCTGTGGGTCATGGCCGGCATCCCGGTGAGCATCCTGGGAGCCGTGTGGTTGATGCCCAGCCCCCTTATCGACGCCACGATCAACATGGTCACCCTCTTCGGTTTTATTCTGGTGATCGGCCTTCTGGTGGACGACGCCATCGTGATCGGGGAGAACGTACACGCGACCGTCGAACGCGAGGGGCCGGGATCGGCCAGCGTGATCAAAGGTGCCCGCGAGGTGGCCGTGCCGGCCACCTTCGGAGTGCTGACGACCATGGCGGCCTTTCTCCCCATGCTGATGCTGCCGGGCATCACCGGCGAGCTTTGGCGGGGCATCGCTCTGGTGGCCATAGCCTGTCTCGTGTTTTCACTGATCGAATCCAAATTGATCCTTCCGGCCCACCTGTCGCAAACATGCCAATCAAGGCGCAACGAACGCGGAGCGCTGGCCCGGCTGCAACGGTGGATCGACCGGGGCATGAAATCGTTCACTGATTATGTCTATCGTCCCCTGTCAGAACGGCTGTTAAACCGCCCCTACGCTATCCTGGCCGTCTTTGCCGTACTGCTGCTCATTACCGCGGCAACCCTGAAAGGCGGCCATGTGCGTATGGTTTTCTTTCCGGAAATTAACGATACCATCATCCATGTTCAGGTAAGCATGGTCCCGGGGTCCACTTTTTCGGAAACGCTCTCGGCAACGAGTCATATCGAAAACGCGGCGATTCGGGTCAATGCCGAACTGCGTGCCAGCGGATGTTCAAGCGAAGACGTGCTTCAGCACCTGATCGCCTGGGCTGAAGACGAAACCCAGGTGACGCTCCTGGCGGAGCTTCTGCCAGCGGAAGAACGCAGCATCAGATCTCAAGAGGTCCAACGACGATGGCGCGAACATATTGGCGAAATACCAGGTGTACGACAACTGGAATTTCATACTGATGAGGTTAATGCCAGGAAGGCGATTCACTTTGAGCTCTATAGCCGGGATGAAGAACCGCTGCGCCTGGCGGCAAACGCACTCAAAGCGCATTTGGCCCGTACTGACGGGGTTTATAACGTGCACGATTCGCTCGTGCCTGGAAAACCTGAATTGCACCTTTCGCTCAAACCTGCCGCGCACCATTTTGGCCTGAATACCGAAGACCTGGCCCATCAAGTGCGCTGGGCTTTCCATGGCGAGCAGGCGCAGACGCTGCAACGCGGCCAGGAAGAAGTAAAGGTTGTCGTGCGGTATCCCGCTTCTGAACGCCACGCCCTGGCGAGCATCCACGCAATGCGCATCCGCACTCCGGAGGGTGACGCAATCCCCTTCTCCGTCGTGGCCGATGCGCGGTTGAAGCCAGGGGTGGCCAGAATCGAGCGGCACAATGGCCGACGGGTCGTACATGTCATGGCCGACGTGGACAAGGAACGCCATGACCCCGGCCGACTGATCGAGTCGTTCCGCGCTGACGTCATGGAGGATTTGCTTCAGCGTTATCCAGGGCTGTCCTATGAAATTGACGGCGAAATGCGTGATCAGGCTGAATCGCTCGGAGTGCTGGTCCGGGGTGGGCTGCTGGCAATATTTCTCATTTACGCTCTGATGGCCGTGCCTTTAGGTTCGTATCTCCAGCCATTGATCATCATGGCGGCCATCCCTTTCGGACTGGTGGGCGCCGTGGCCGGCCATTGGGCGTTGGGTTTGCCGGTCAGCGTGCTGTCGCTGTGCGGACTTGTGGCGTTGTCCGGAGTGGCGGTCAACGACAGCCTCATTCTGGTGGCATTCATCAATGAACGTCGGCGAGTCGGCCAGTCGGCGCGCCAAGCCGCGCGGGACGCCGGAGCAGCACGCCTTCGAGCCGTCATGCTCACCAGCCTGACCACGATCTGCGGCCTGCTCCCCATGCTCCTGGAGCGCAGCCCGCAGGCGCAGTTTCTTGTTCCCATGGCCGTCTCGCTTGGTTTCGGCCTGCTCTTCACCACGGTTGTCACCCTGGTGCTGGTGCCGACGCTTTATCTCATTGGCGATGACATCAAGCGCTATCTGTGGAACCTGGCGAACCCTCCGCGCCCCGTGTTGACCTCTCAATGA
- a CDS encoding efflux RND transporter periplasmic adaptor subunit, whose translation MIVLITLVGGLMLTAALWGGRPTVPDERMEAKMPFVRVVTVQARQIILHVHSQGTVQSHAETALAAELSGVVSHVAPRFHAGGFFRAGEVMLEIEASEYSTRLARAKAEAAAADMALAEEYALAEQADHDWLEFGNSPASPLALREPQLRSAKARVLAANAEVTEAARLLEKTRVRAPYPAMVRRTAVALGQYVAPGGLLADIFSVEKAEVRLPVEERDLAFLDFDALSMKGKLEAPVRLHGRIAGRQVEWQGRIVRSEGVFDTQTHMVVLVAEINDPYALEGRLGQPSLPMGLFVEAEIAGRTVDGVVALPAHALRSGTLWVVDDEDRLRPKSVRLLRLDAKWAWIDEGLAPGDRVCLTALQYAVEGMRVRPEPFEEVATSTENRISEDL comes from the coding sequence GTGATTGTGTTGATCACGCTGGTCGGCGGTTTGATGCTGACCGCCGCCTTGTGGGGAGGACGGCCGACCGTGCCTGATGAACGTATGGAGGCGAAGATGCCCTTTGTGCGGGTCGTGACGGTCCAAGCCCGCCAAATCATCCTCCATGTTCATTCCCAGGGCACTGTTCAATCCCACGCGGAGACGGCTTTGGCCGCGGAGCTTTCCGGTGTCGTTTCACACGTGGCCCCTCGGTTTCATGCCGGAGGTTTTTTCCGGGCCGGTGAGGTCATGCTGGAAATCGAAGCCTCGGAATACAGCACGCGCTTGGCGCGCGCCAAGGCGGAAGCAGCCGCGGCCGACATGGCCCTGGCCGAAGAGTACGCCCTGGCTGAGCAGGCTGACCACGACTGGCTTGAGTTCGGCAACTCACCCGCGTCGCCGTTGGCGCTCAGGGAGCCGCAACTGCGCAGCGCAAAGGCCAGAGTGCTCGCCGCGAATGCGGAGGTGACCGAAGCCGCCCGCTTACTCGAAAAAACACGAGTTCGCGCACCCTATCCGGCCATGGTCCGCCGCACGGCCGTGGCTTTAGGGCAGTACGTCGCCCCGGGCGGCCTGTTGGCGGATATTTTTTCCGTGGAAAAGGCCGAAGTCCGCCTGCCCGTGGAAGAACGAGACCTGGCCTTTTTGGATTTCGATGCCCTGTCAATGAAAGGGAAACTGGAAGCGCCCGTCCGCCTGCATGGGCGGATCGCCGGACGACAGGTGGAGTGGCAGGGGAGAATTGTCCGCAGTGAAGGAGTGTTTGACACGCAAACGCACATGGTCGTTCTGGTGGCTGAAATCAATGATCCGTATGCGCTTGAAGGTCGCCTGGGCCAGCCGTCGTTGCCCATGGGGCTTTTTGTCGAAGCCGAGATTGCCGGACGCACGGTGGACGGGGTCGTGGCTCTTCCGGCGCATGCCTTGCGCTCGGGAACACTGTGGGTTGTGGACGACGAGGATCGTTTGCGCCCCAAAAGCGTCCGCCTGCTCAGGCTGGACGCGAAGTGGGCCTGGATCGACGAGGGCCTCGCACCCGGTGATCGCGTTTGCCTTACCGCCCTCCAATATGCCGTGGAAGGCATGCGTGTCCGCCCGGAACCCTTCGAGGAGGTTGCGACCTCCACGGAAAACAGGATTAGCGAGGATTTATGA
- a CDS encoding efflux transporter outer membrane subunit, which yields MMRIKTHGWSRWIRALALLLFFLAQGCLPKPVIDERALNYPLPEQWQNLSLQGSAPVSSDWVTALRSSELNALIQEALTKNLGLQRTYIDLRMAQAVVDLIRAQGMPHVEANVDARRGTTSMSQEGRRIRQNQKHYRGLTAMSWEMDLWGRLADQNAAAEADLHAAQADMDAARFSLAAQVSKVWIEMIALNQMVQIARQAEQSHELGARKVRERFERGLATALDMRLALVDLAAAQESRLRQERELSATARRLQQLIGRYPDGRLTVGDVFPDLSMTIPTGLPAQILDRRPDIQAAYRRLVATDHRVAASCKAFLPQVRLTGDVGVGGSQLMHVSDGRHVLWNLASGIVQPLFQGGRLAASLDEAESKASAAWIDYAQVVERALGQVEQALDNEERSKQEMAALILAVKQAERARELALQYYAAGRVDVLHVLEAQRRTYAARTALTLTHSQRLQNRINLHLALGGDFIVALKPKDDTYAEER from the coding sequence ATGATGAGAATCAAAACGCATGGGTGGTCCAGATGGATACGAGCCCTGGCGCTGCTTCTCTTCTTTTTAGCTCAAGGCTGCCTTCCCAAACCAGTAATTGACGAGCGAGCCCTGAACTATCCTCTGCCCGAGCAGTGGCAAAACCTGTCTTTGCAGGGGTCAGCCCCGGTATCCAGCGATTGGGTGACGGCATTGCGGTCATCCGAACTCAATGCCTTGATCCAGGAGGCCTTGACCAAAAATCTTGGCTTGCAACGAACGTATATCGACCTCCGCATGGCACAAGCCGTTGTCGATCTGATACGCGCTCAGGGCATGCCTCATGTCGAAGCCAATGTGGATGCACGCCGGGGAACGACGTCCATGAGCCAGGAAGGACGGCGCATACGTCAAAATCAGAAGCATTACCGCGGATTGACGGCCATGAGTTGGGAAATGGACCTGTGGGGCCGCCTGGCTGACCAGAATGCTGCCGCTGAAGCCGATCTTCACGCCGCGCAAGCCGACATGGACGCTGCCCGATTTTCACTCGCGGCCCAGGTTTCCAAGGTATGGATCGAGATGATCGCACTCAATCAAATGGTGCAAATCGCCCGTCAGGCCGAGCAGTCTCACGAGCTAGGCGCCCGCAAGGTGCGGGAACGCTTTGAGCGCGGTCTCGCCACGGCTTTGGACATGCGTCTTGCCCTGGTCGATTTGGCTGCCGCGCAAGAATCACGCTTGCGTCAGGAAAGGGAATTGTCCGCGACAGCACGTCGCTTGCAGCAGCTCATTGGCCGTTATCCGGACGGACGTCTGACCGTAGGGGATGTTTTTCCTGATTTGTCCATGACGATTCCAACGGGCCTGCCAGCACAAATTTTGGATCGCCGCCCTGATATTCAGGCAGCTTATCGCCGCCTGGTTGCCACGGATCATCGCGTCGCGGCCAGCTGCAAGGCATTCCTGCCCCAAGTGCGTCTGACGGGCGATGTCGGCGTGGGCGGGTCGCAGCTTATGCATGTAAGCGATGGTCGCCACGTGCTTTGGAATCTGGCTTCCGGTATTGTCCAGCCCCTGTTCCAGGGAGGGCGGCTTGCGGCCTCGCTGGATGAAGCCGAATCCAAAGCAAGCGCGGCATGGATCGACTACGCCCAGGTCGTGGAAAGAGCCCTCGGTCAAGTGGAACAGGCATTGGACAATGAAGAACGGTCCAAGCAGGAAATGGCGGCCTTGATATTGGCCGTGAAGCAGGCTGAAAGGGCACGGGAACTGGCCCTGCAATACTACGCCGCGGGGCGGGTTGACGTGCTTCACGTTCTGGAGGCTCAACGCAGAACCTATGCCGCACGCACGGCTTTGACCCTGACGCATTCGCAACGACTGCAAAACCGGATCAATCTTCATCTTGCGCTGGGCGGCGACTTCATCGTCGCTCTCAAGCCCAAGGATGACACATACGCGGAGGAGAGATGA
- a CDS encoding DUF2860 family protein, which produces MMKKSRKCMIITSVLLIILLTGGPLLADSTRPQDVPPRPSEIIRPELDKMVMDQEDETGWHANVLLGGGVISGRPSGLDYDKKNKKLKSLDDKADRKTEPIPLIMGSLGYTFGTGTTIRTDLGILDGLALYIDQSLGDIGSMTLGIDTSRYDVWKDPYLIGVERERTRLTQTKFVAEYSIAGLSVGGGVTSQKVKDDDVGKRVDELKRDGNIYDVNVGYAIATEDFGILQPSLSYKRQDLDGKADSSHGYSANIVHNYMIGQITFTTGFSYGKTQYKDINTLVNVKRKDTVYGISETITYNNLFGNPRLYAMMMLAWETTDSNHNIFESNFLTSGLGFGYNF; this is translated from the coding sequence ATGATGAAGAAGAGCAGAAAATGTATGATAATTACCAGTGTACTGTTGATAATCCTGCTGACAGGCGGCCCACTTCTGGCCGATTCAACACGGCCACAAGATGTTCCCCCGCGTCCATCTGAGATCATACGTCCGGAGTTGGATAAAATGGTTATGGATCAAGAGGATGAAACAGGCTGGCACGCCAATGTATTATTGGGTGGCGGAGTCATCTCAGGTCGACCCAGCGGTCTCGATTATGACAAAAAAAATAAGAAATTGAAGAGCCTGGACGACAAGGCGGACCGTAAAACCGAACCGATACCGCTGATCATGGGAAGCTTGGGCTATACATTCGGGACAGGCACAACGATACGGACCGACCTAGGCATACTTGATGGTCTTGCGCTCTATATAGACCAATCACTGGGAGATATAGGTTCCATGACACTGGGGATTGACACATCTCGATACGATGTATGGAAAGATCCGTACTTAATAGGCGTTGAGAGAGAACGCACTCGTCTGACACAGACAAAGTTTGTCGCTGAATATAGCATTGCCGGGTTGTCTGTCGGCGGAGGCGTGACATCTCAAAAGGTCAAAGATGACGATGTCGGAAAAAGAGTCGACGAACTGAAACGGGATGGCAATATCTATGATGTAAACGTGGGATATGCGATCGCGACTGAGGATTTTGGCATTCTCCAACCTTCCCTGAGCTACAAAAGACAAGATCTTGACGGAAAAGCTGATTCCTCGCATGGTTATAGCGCAAATATCGTACATAACTACATGATTGGACAGATTACTTTTACAACTGGTTTTTCATACGGGAAAACCCAGTATAAAGATATAAATACATTGGTGAACGTCAAGCGCAAGGATACGGTATATGGAATATCAGAAACCATCACCTATAACAATTTATTCGGGAATCCGAGATTATATGCGATGATGATGCTTGCTTGGGAGACAACTGATTCTAATCATAATATATTCGAGAGTAATTTTTTAACCAGCGGCCTCGGATTCGGATACAATTTTTAA
- a CDS encoding DUF4019 domain-containing protein — MKLSIISFVAFLLITAMVGTLQSASYSGDAQHESDAVSVAIIFLELIDDEQYRSSWDLTAPIFRNEVSRSNWVDMLMTVRPSLGEVVAREVKAVDIPTSRQGVPDGEYGTITFNTSYSNMAEAVETVAMVRIGMEWLVAGYFIQ; from the coding sequence ATGAAATTGTCAATAATCTCGTTCGTTGCATTTCTGTTGATTACTGCTATGGTCGGTACCCTTCAAAGCGCGTCGTATTCAGGGGATGCACAGCATGAGTCAGATGCGGTCAGTGTTGCAATAATTTTTCTTGAGCTCATTGATGATGAGCAATATCGCTCCAGTTGGGATTTGACAGCGCCGATCTTCAGAAATGAAGTGTCAAGATCCAATTGGGTAGATATGCTCATGACGGTTCGGCCTTCTCTCGGCGAGGTTGTTGCTCGGGAAGTCAAGGCAGTAGATATCCCGACTTCACGGCAGGGAGTTCCTGACGGCGAATATGGCACGATCACTTTCAACACTTCCTACAGTAATATGGCGGAAGCCGTCGAAACCGTGGCCATGGTTCGGATTGGAATGGAATGGCTTGTTGCCGGATATTTCATACAATGA
- the buk gene encoding butyrate kinase, producing MKNILTINPGSTSTKVVLFRDFEPALSHEVKYFRSELAGFSDVWSQFALRLEPILAVLDQAGENRLDAVVGRGGLLAPLPGGVYRIDERMLEDLRLRRFGEHPCNLGAPLALEVSRRFGGSALIVDPVVTDELCPEARLTGLPQISRRSTFHALSQRGAAREAARRLGVDYDNGKFLVAHLGGGISIGAHRRGRVVDVTNALDGEGPMSPERSGTLPILPLLQLLEDGVMDLPGLRRAVLREGGLFAHLGTNDFREIEEMVQQGDARAASVVAAFVYATTRHVASLLPALVTPDDPRPVDAIVLAGGLAHSDLLVRDLSARLAPWGRVEVVLGLTEARVMAESGLAALEGRVEVQDYVGNDSEIHHP from the coding sequence ATGAAAAACATCCTGACCATCAACCCCGGTTCCACTTCCACGAAAGTCGTTCTGTTTCGGGATTTTGAACCGGCGTTGTCCCACGAGGTCAAGTATTTCAGATCGGAACTGGCCGGGTTTTCCGATGTCTGGAGCCAGTTCGCGCTGCGACTGGAACCTATCCTGGCTGTTCTCGATCAGGCGGGTGAAAACCGGCTGGATGCCGTGGTCGGACGGGGCGGACTGCTGGCACCGTTGCCTGGCGGGGTGTACCGGATTGACGAGCGGATGCTCGAGGATTTGCGCTTGCGGCGCTTCGGGGAGCATCCTTGCAACCTGGGTGCCCCGTTGGCTCTGGAGGTTTCGCGGCGCTTCGGGGGATCGGCTTTGATCGTGGATCCGGTGGTTACGGACGAACTGTGCCCGGAGGCCAGGCTGACCGGCCTGCCCCAAATTAGCCGCCGGAGCACCTTCCACGCCCTGTCCCAGCGCGGCGCGGCCCGGGAGGCGGCACGCCGTCTGGGCGTTGATTACGATAACGGCAAATTCCTCGTCGCCCATCTGGGAGGAGGCATTAGTATCGGCGCGCATCGCCGAGGGCGGGTGGTGGACGTGACCAACGCCCTGGATGGCGAGGGGCCGATGAGTCCGGAGCGGAGCGGAACCCTGCCGATCCTCCCCCTGCTCCAGCTTCTGGAGGACGGTGTCATGGATCTTCCAGGTCTGCGCCGGGCCGTGCTCCGGGAAGGCGGGTTGTTCGCGCATTTGGGGACCAACGATTTCCGGGAAATCGAGGAGATGGTCCAGCAAGGAGACGCCAGGGCCGCATCCGTGGTCGCCGCTTTCGTCTATGCGACGACCAGGCACGTCGCGTCCCTGCTGCCTGCTCTCGTGACCCCGGACGATCCGCGGCCCGTGGACGCCATCGTACTCGCCGGCGGCCTGGCCCACAGCGATCTGCTGGTACGCGACCTGAGCGCCCGGCTCGCGCCCTGGGGCAGGGTCGAGGTGGTCCTGGGGTTGACCGAGGCAAGGGTTATGGCCGAAAGTGGCCTCGCGGCCCTGGAAGGCAGGGTTGAAGTCCAGGACTACGTCGGCAATGATTCTGAAATCCATCACCCATAA